From a single Leptospira levettii genomic region:
- a CDS encoding sensor histidine kinase, producing the protein MPSNSPISRIWQNPSAFPQEEVLRELENLLRSNPDFWLKINRDGIIVDYKTSRFVNIGDKPDSLLGQHISVGLPPYLREITSEALAYLSDKKSLVFWKEYSYGEEPNIRHVEVRFVVLYDGYIMSNHRDITERKRLENAFLESESRFLSMAQNAADSIVIINDEGIIQFFNKTAENTFGYKQEEVIGKNVTIIIPPEYKVKHDDYLKRYKETGETHIIGVGREVFAQRKSGEIFPCELSVGEFKTKSGKMFTGILRDISQRKLQEEELYQYRNHLEELVERQTMDLKMSKNIAEEASYMKSLFLANISHELKTPIHAILSYAELGAEKSATVPPEKIKEYFHIIDSSGKRLLALLENLLDIAKLESGKMRYLFERNCLKETTKFVINEMRAILEKRGITVVLLNNEERWEADFDYERIQQVIRNIISNALKFIPNDTNIEISLIKREFIPRKSQSYVKGIGIQIRDYGPGIPSEDLDKIFEKFIQSKQVKAGTKGTGLGLSISREIVNDHNGLLYAENHEDKGAVFTMLIPSSREGIR; encoded by the coding sequence ATGCCATCTAATTCCCCTATATCACGTATTTGGCAAAATCCATCTGCCTTTCCTCAGGAAGAAGTACTCCGGGAATTAGAAAATTTACTCAGATCGAACCCAGACTTCTGGCTTAAAATCAATCGTGATGGCATCATCGTTGATTATAAAACTTCAAGGTTTGTCAACATAGGGGACAAACCAGATTCTCTTTTAGGACAACATATCAGTGTTGGTCTTCCTCCTTATTTACGTGAAATTACATCAGAAGCTCTCGCTTACTTATCTGACAAAAAAAGTTTAGTATTTTGGAAAGAATATTCTTATGGCGAAGAACCTAATATTCGTCATGTGGAAGTAAGGTTTGTGGTTTTATATGATGGTTATATCATGTCCAACCATCGTGACATTACGGAACGTAAACGATTAGAAAATGCTTTTTTAGAAAGTGAATCAAGATTTCTTTCCATGGCACAGAATGCGGCTGATTCCATTGTGATCATCAATGATGAAGGAATCATTCAGTTTTTTAATAAAACAGCGGAGAACACATTTGGTTATAAACAAGAGGAGGTGATTGGAAAAAATGTTACAATCATCATTCCTCCAGAATACAAAGTCAAACATGATGATTATCTGAAGCGGTATAAAGAAACTGGGGAAACTCATATCATAGGTGTAGGCCGAGAGGTGTTCGCACAACGAAAGTCAGGTGAAATTTTTCCATGTGAACTTTCGGTAGGAGAATTTAAAACAAAATCTGGAAAAATGTTTACGGGAATTCTAAGGGACATCAGCCAAAGAAAACTCCAGGAAGAAGAATTATACCAGTACAGAAATCATTTAGAAGAATTAGTCGAAAGACAAACTATGGACTTAAAAATGTCCAAAAATATTGCAGAAGAAGCTTCCTATATGAAGTCACTCTTTCTTGCCAATATTTCGCATGAGTTAAAAACTCCTATTCATGCAATTTTAAGTTATGCGGAACTCGGTGCAGAAAAATCAGCCACTGTTCCTCCTGAAAAAATAAAGGAATACTTTCACATCATCGATTCCTCTGGGAAACGGTTACTCGCTCTTCTCGAAAATTTATTGGATATTGCCAAATTAGAATCAGGTAAAATGCGATATCTTTTCGAACGTAATTGTTTAAAAGAAACTACCAAATTTGTGATCAACGAAATGCGTGCTATTTTGGAAAAAAGAGGGATCACAGTTGTTTTACTAAATAATGAGGAACGTTGGGAAGCTGATTTTGATTATGAGCGGATCCAACAAGTGATCAGAAATATCATCTCCAATGCATTAAAATTCATTCCAAATGACACTAATATTGAGATTAGTTTGATAAAAAGAGAATTTATTCCAAGAAAATCTCAGTCGTATGTGAAAGGAATTGGCATCCAAATCAGAGATTACGGTCCAGGAATTCCTTCCGAAGACCTTGATAAAATTTTTGAAAAGTTCATCCAATCCAAACAAGTAAAAGCTGGAACAAAAGGAACTGGGCTCGGGTTGTCGATCTCAAGAGAAATTGTAAATGATCACAATGGATTGTTATATGCTGAAAATCATGAAGATAAGGGAGCAGTTTTTACAATGTTAATACCAAGTTCCCGTGAAGGAATTCGATGA
- a CDS encoding quinone-dependent dihydroorotate dehydrogenase — translation MFYHHLIKPILFHLDPESAHHLVATFLSLSKKIPFFHKTLSLLFQYNSKRLEQTIQGIRFPNPVGLAAGFDKTTELFPTMIHMGFGFIEVGTITAKAQPGNEQPRLFRFPNVKALVNRMGFNNPGADNAEIQLKKQSKMGVRGINAGKSKVTALEDAVSDYVYTFKKLLPYGDYAVINISSPNTPGLRSLQSKQSLIDLIVGIQKEFSNSFPIPLYLKFAPDLSEEELIENLNVCLEYKISGVILTNTTLDKQSLGEANPPEGGLSGGPLFQKSLRFVSLAYQTLKGKIPIIGVGGIDSGEKALQMIEAGANLIQIYTGYIYEGPFLPYQICAYLDKVVKERGYNSIDQLVGSGKPK, via the coding sequence TTGTTTTACCACCACCTGATCAAACCCATTCTCTTCCATTTAGACCCTGAATCAGCGCACCATCTAGTCGCTACTTTTCTTTCTTTATCCAAAAAAATCCCGTTTTTCCATAAAACTCTAAGCCTTCTTTTCCAATACAACTCCAAACGTTTGGAACAAACCATCCAAGGGATCCGTTTTCCAAATCCAGTTGGTCTTGCAGCGGGATTTGATAAAACAACAGAACTTTTCCCAACCATGATCCACATGGGATTTGGATTTATAGAAGTGGGAACCATCACTGCAAAAGCACAACCAGGTAATGAACAACCAAGATTATTCCGTTTCCCGAACGTAAAAGCTCTTGTAAACAGAATGGGTTTTAACAACCCAGGGGCTGACAATGCGGAGATCCAATTAAAAAAACAATCCAAAATGGGAGTAAGAGGGATCAACGCTGGAAAATCGAAAGTCACTGCTTTAGAAGATGCTGTCAGTGATTATGTTTACACTTTTAAAAAATTACTACCTTACGGAGATTATGCGGTAATCAACATCAGTTCACCAAATACTCCAGGATTACGTAGCCTACAATCCAAACAAAGTTTAATAGATCTAATTGTTGGGATCCAAAAAGAATTTTCAAATTCATTCCCTATTCCATTGTATTTAAAATTTGCTCCAGATCTCTCCGAAGAAGAACTTATCGAAAATCTCAATGTTTGTTTGGAATACAAAATAAGTGGTGTAATCCTTACCAATACCACTCTCGATAAACAGAGTTTAGGTGAAGCAAATCCTCCCGAAGGTGGTTTATCAGGTGGCCCCTTATTCCAAAAATCACTTCGATTTGTTTCTCTTGCGTACCAAACTCTAAAAGGGAAAATTCCCATCATCGGTGTGGGAGGGATTGATTCAGGAGAAAAAGCCTTACAGATGATAGAAGCAGGTGCCAATCTCATCCAAATTTATACTGGTTATATATACGAAGGTCCTTTTTTACCGTATCAAATTTGTGCCTATTTGGATAAGGTAGTGAAAGAACGTGGATACAATTCCATTGACCAACTGGTTGGTTCAGGAAAACCAAAATGA
- the rlmD gene encoding 23S rRNA (uracil(1939)-C(5))-methyltransferase RlmD produces the protein MNTTKSNNPICTHFGTCGGCNFLDIDYTKELRKKEQNIKELFKAYRHVEFKTIVPSPSPEYYRHKIQLPFGRRNVGNKTLLTLGLFNREATFVLDQTECQIQDPGLTEVALAVKQWARREGLLPYNEKSKRGMMKYLVARKSFSTGEIILGIVTAKEDLPHAKDASKRLHTAIQNRIGKSGKFGKLVGIIHNINTKHTTMALGREEHLLWGRPYIHEHFGKHKFRVGLSTFLQVNPIQTPSLYNLVLDEIEKDSRVIDAYSGIGTISFWIAGQCKEVLGIEENPNSHRTALESVKFNKVHNVRFRKGRVAEVLPSLYGKNYDTIVIDPPRTGLGPEVAETILGMGFNKIVYVSCDPMSLREDTNLLARQYFLNSLQPVDMFPRTDHVETVAVFRNKNLK, from the coding sequence ATGAACACAACAAAATCTAACAATCCCATCTGTACTCATTTCGGAACCTGTGGTGGATGTAATTTCCTCGACATCGACTACACAAAAGAACTTCGAAAAAAAGAACAAAACATCAAAGAACTCTTTAAAGCATACCGCCATGTGGAATTCAAAACCATAGTTCCAAGTCCTTCACCAGAATACTACCGCCACAAAATCCAGTTGCCATTTGGCCGACGTAATGTCGGAAACAAAACATTGCTCACACTCGGACTTTTCAACCGGGAAGCAACATTTGTTCTAGACCAAACAGAATGCCAAATCCAAGACCCTGGTTTAACAGAAGTGGCACTCGCCGTCAAACAATGGGCTAGGCGAGAAGGATTATTACCATACAATGAAAAATCCAAACGAGGTATGATGAAGTACCTTGTTGCAAGGAAGTCTTTTTCCACTGGGGAAATCATTCTAGGCATTGTTACTGCCAAGGAAGACTTACCTCACGCTAAGGATGCATCAAAAAGACTTCACACTGCTATCCAAAATCGAATTGGAAAATCGGGTAAATTTGGAAAACTAGTGGGTATCATTCATAATATCAATACCAAACACACAACGATGGCACTTGGTCGCGAGGAACATCTGTTATGGGGTAGACCTTATATTCACGAACATTTTGGAAAACACAAATTCCGTGTAGGTCTTTCAACCTTTTTACAAGTAAATCCAATCCAAACTCCGAGTTTATACAATTTAGTATTGGATGAAATTGAAAAAGACTCACGTGTCATTGATGCTTATTCGGGGATAGGAACCATTTCCTTTTGGATTGCAGGCCAATGTAAAGAAGTTCTTGGCATAGAAGAAAATCCAAATTCACATCGAACTGCTTTGGAATCGGTGAAGTTCAACAAAGTGCATAATGTTAGGTTTCGTAAAGGGAGAGTGGCAGAAGTATTACCTTCCCTATATGGAAAAAACTATGATACCATTGTAATCGATCCACCGAGAACTGGCCTTGGTCCAGAAGTCGCAGAGACCATTCTCGGTATGGGATTTAATAAAATTGTCTATGTATCCTGTGATCCCATGAGCCTCAGAGAAGATACAAACCTATTAGCGAGACAATATTTTTTAAACTCCTTACAACCGGTGGATATGTTCCCAAGGACAGATCATGTAGAAACAGTTGCAGTTTTTCGAAATAAAAATCTCAAATAA
- a CDS encoding FAD-dependent oxidoreductase, translated as MKKSGMYRDYKSYQPGEVIQVDVVVIGSGCGGATMAYELSKRGIKVALLEQGGNYHTGTFDNHELNMAGKVSAERNFHTTSDGGINLVYGNNLGGASVHYWADSYRTPEDRLLLWNRKYGIEYHLPEDLNPYWLDLESDLHVTPATEEYFNPMNRLFRNASQRLGWEGHHVPQARKNCQKSGHCMQGCMFGAKQSQLITHIPSAVRLGTDVYTDLRAERLDIVGNQVKGLVAVVIDRRTLRQTQTKLRFQAKAVCLSAGGFGSSKFLLKNGLKKRLPALGKFLAINPSPMVNALYEEPIVQWRNIPAAYGVEGFRLAKFQNGSYKEGGYMLMPNQLQPGTLAALLPSFGKDHFRYMKQLEYLGGTIGWIDDVDGELGSIDVDFFGKTKVNYPFGKITKQIFSDLTYKQMKLNFEAGAKEVFLAGMKLRKYTKLPKKEEIDALAWRPAEFPMAAPHPAGGCRMGKSIENSVVNSKHQVHGFQNLFVADSSVFPTGVSVDPSFTIMAFSKKASEFITEVI; from the coding sequence ATGAAAAAATCAGGGATGTATCGAGATTATAAAAGTTACCAACCAGGGGAAGTCATCCAGGTGGATGTGGTAGTGATTGGTTCAGGTTGTGGTGGTGCTACAATGGCCTACGAACTTTCGAAACGAGGGATCAAAGTGGCCCTTCTCGAACAAGGTGGAAATTATCATACGGGAACCTTTGATAATCATGAATTGAATATGGCAGGAAAAGTTTCTGCAGAAAGGAATTTTCACACCACAAGTGATGGTGGGATCAATTTGGTATATGGTAATAATTTAGGTGGAGCTTCCGTACATTATTGGGCAGATAGTTACCGTACCCCCGAAGATCGCCTTCTTTTATGGAATCGTAAATATGGAATTGAATACCACCTCCCCGAAGACCTAAATCCATATTGGTTGGACTTAGAATCTGACTTACATGTTACACCAGCAACAGAAGAATATTTTAATCCCATGAATCGATTGTTCCGAAACGCATCACAACGATTAGGTTGGGAGGGGCATCATGTCCCACAAGCGAGGAAAAATTGCCAAAAATCTGGCCATTGTATGCAAGGTTGTATGTTCGGAGCAAAACAATCCCAACTCATCACTCATATTCCCAGTGCAGTTCGACTTGGAACCGATGTGTATACTGATTTACGTGCTGAACGATTGGACATTGTGGGAAACCAAGTGAAGGGTCTTGTTGCTGTGGTGATCGATAGACGTACTTTGAGGCAAACCCAAACCAAACTCCGGTTCCAAGCAAAAGCTGTTTGTTTATCGGCTGGCGGTTTTGGAAGTAGCAAATTTTTACTGAAGAATGGTCTCAAAAAAAGACTTCCTGCCCTTGGAAAATTTTTGGCCATCAACCCTTCTCCGATGGTGAATGCACTTTATGAAGAACCAATTGTCCAATGGCGGAATATCCCTGCTGCTTATGGAGTGGAAGGTTTTCGTTTGGCAAAATTCCAAAACGGCTCTTACAAGGAAGGTGGGTATATGCTCATGCCAAACCAATTACAACCAGGTACCCTTGCCGCATTACTACCAAGTTTTGGTAAAGACCACTTCCGTTATATGAAACAACTAGAGTATTTGGGTGGAACCATAGGATGGATTGATGATGTGGATGGGGAACTTGGATCCATAGACGTGGATTTTTTTGGAAAAACTAAAGTAAACTATCCATTTGGAAAAATCACCAAACAGATATTTAGCGACTTAACATATAAACAGATGAAATTGAATTTTGAAGCAGGTGCCAAAGAGGTCTTCCTTGCTGGAATGAAATTAAGGAAATACACAAAGTTACCTAAAAAAGAAGAAATTGATGCCTTGGCTTGGAGGCCAGCAGAGTTTCCAATGGCGGCTCCTCACCCTGCTGGGGGTTGTCGGATGGGAAAGTCGATTGAAAATTCCGTGGTCAATTCCAAACACCAAGTACATGGATTTCAGAATTTGTTTGTAGCTGACTCTTCTGTATTTCCAACAGGAGTCAGTGTGGATCCAAGTTTTACCATTATGGCGTTTAGTAAAAAAGCGTCAGAGTTCATAACGGAAGTTATTTGA
- a CDS encoding nitrilase-related carbon-nitrogen hydrolase, translating into MRFFVSLTLFLSIGFSNIQCKKQQVEPSVLSDALPKPKIFMQIEGKGKRGTVIGLEPYLNKYSYATEESFYSSLKEYFQKAKENETIYVDRSIFVLPEYLGTWLVVTAEDKSIFGKVTIADAMEELVKQNLGSFLWHYLFSNSFSNDHLKETLFRMKAWQMADRYQRIFSRLALEYRVGIVAGSIVLPHPKVVEGKITPTDGPLENVSFYFHPDGRVDEQIVRKLFPIEEEKQFLAEGTLDQNPTYRTPIGKLYTMICADSWFPEVYKELENSEADILVVPSFVAPRDAWQTKWNGYNGYANPKDVITKDIGSITEKTAWKKYAMLGRLKVPNVKLGINVFFRGEIWDMTAGGDAFFQKMGKPVNNLVKEEKNQGRLYVFYL; encoded by the coding sequence ATGCGTTTTTTTGTCTCTTTGACTCTTTTTCTGTCCATTGGATTTTCCAACATCCAATGTAAAAAACAGCAAGTGGAACCGAGTGTTCTTTCCGATGCCCTTCCCAAACCAAAAATTTTCATGCAAATAGAAGGCAAAGGCAAACGTGGAACTGTCATTGGTTTGGAACCTTACTTAAACAAATACAGTTATGCTACGGAAGAGAGTTTTTATTCGAGTTTGAAGGAATACTTTCAAAAAGCAAAAGAAAACGAAACCATCTATGTGGACAGATCTATTTTCGTATTACCAGAATACCTCGGTACTTGGCTCGTTGTCACAGCAGAAGACAAATCCATTTTTGGTAAGGTTACCATTGCTGATGCGATGGAAGAGTTAGTGAAACAAAATCTTGGTTCCTTCTTATGGCATTATCTCTTTAGCAATTCTTTTTCGAATGACCACTTAAAGGAAACTCTCTTTCGGATGAAAGCATGGCAAATGGCCGATCGTTACCAAAGGATTTTTTCACGTTTGGCATTGGAATACCGAGTGGGGATTGTTGCAGGTTCCATTGTATTACCTCATCCTAAAGTAGTAGAAGGAAAAATCACTCCTACCGATGGTCCTTTGGAGAATGTGAGTTTTTATTTTCACCCTGACGGAAGAGTGGATGAACAAATTGTGCGTAAACTCTTTCCCATCGAAGAAGAAAAACAATTTTTAGCCGAAGGAACATTGGATCAAAATCCAACATACCGAACTCCTATTGGAAAATTATATACGATGATTTGTGCTGATTCTTGGTTTCCCGAAGTGTATAAAGAATTAGAAAACTCAGAAGCAGATATTTTAGTAGTTCCTTCGTTTGTTGCTCCAAGGGATGCATGGCAGACAAAATGGAATGGATACAATGGTTATGCGAATCCAAAAGATGTAATAACAAAAGATATAGGTTCCATCACAGAAAAAACTGCATGGAAAAAATATGCAATGTTAGGTCGGCTAAAAGTTCCCAATGTAAAACTTGGAATCAATGTATTCTTTCGAGGTGAAATTTGGGATATGACCGCTGGTGGTGATGCATTTTTCCAAAAGATGGGAAAACCAGTGAACAATTTGGTCAAAGAAGAAAAAAACCAAGGTAGGCTGTATGTATTCTATCTCTAG
- a CDS encoding argininosuccinate synthase: MKEKPAPKKIVLAYSGGLDTSVILAWLKDTYGCEVIAFCADVGQKEELTGLEEKGKNTGASKVYIQDLRLEFARDFIFPAIRGNAIYEMRYLLGTSLARPLIANAMAEVAKKEGADAFSHGATGKGNDQVRFELTFKALSPNLQIIAPWRTWNFGGRADLIEYAKKKGIPVPVTAAKPYSMDRNLMHLSFEGGILEDPFNEPKEDMFILTVSPEKAPDKPTYLELDFENGDCVAIDGKKMNPLEVMETLNELGGKNGVGRVDIVENRLVGIKSRGVYETPGGTILHIAHRDLESITLDRDTQHKKDELSQEFARYIYNGQWYSNQMNALRAYMDYTQKYVNGTVRIKLYKGNCTVVGRKSNKSLYNAGLSTFEKEELYNQYDAEGFINLYGLPMKEWARVNH, encoded by the coding sequence ATGAAAGAGAAACCTGCTCCCAAAAAAATCGTTCTCGCTTACTCAGGTGGACTCGACACCTCAGTCATCCTTGCTTGGTTGAAAGATACCTATGGTTGTGAAGTCATCGCCTTTTGTGCCGATGTTGGCCAAAAGGAAGAACTCACTGGCCTTGAAGAAAAAGGTAAAAACACCGGAGCATCCAAGGTATACATCCAAGACTTAAGATTGGAATTTGCACGTGACTTTATTTTCCCAGCCATTCGTGGGAATGCCATTTATGAAATGCGATACTTACTTGGAACTTCTCTCGCACGTCCTCTCATCGCAAATGCAATGGCAGAAGTTGCTAAAAAAGAAGGAGCTGATGCTTTTTCACACGGTGCAACTGGAAAAGGGAATGACCAAGTACGTTTTGAACTTACATTCAAAGCTCTTTCGCCTAACTTACAAATCATTGCTCCTTGGAGAACATGGAATTTTGGTGGCCGAGCAGACCTGATTGAATATGCAAAGAAAAAAGGGATTCCTGTTCCTGTAACAGCCGCTAAACCATACAGTATGGATAGAAATCTTATGCACCTTTCCTTTGAAGGTGGGATTTTAGAAGATCCATTCAATGAACCAAAAGAAGATATGTTTATCCTGACTGTTTCGCCAGAAAAAGCTCCGGACAAACCAACGTATTTGGAATTGGATTTTGAAAATGGAGATTGTGTTGCGATCGATGGAAAAAAAATGAATCCTCTCGAAGTGATGGAAACCTTAAACGAATTAGGTGGAAAAAATGGAGTGGGTCGTGTGGACATTGTCGAAAACAGACTCGTTGGAATCAAATCTCGAGGAGTATATGAAACACCAGGTGGTACCATCCTCCACATTGCTCACCGTGATTTAGAATCCATCACACTAGACCGAGACACACAACATAAAAAAGACGAACTTTCCCAAGAATTTGCTAGATACATTTACAATGGTCAATGGTATTCTAACCAGATGAATGCTCTCCGTGCCTATATGGATTATACACAAAAGTATGTGAATGGAACTGTTCGAATCAAATTGTACAAAGGAAATTGTACAGTTGTCGGAAGAAAATCCAACAAATCCTTGTACAACGCTGGCCTTTCTACGTTTGAAAAGGAAGAACTCTACAACCAATATGATGCAGAAGGATTCATCAATTTGTATGGCTTACCAATGAAAGAATGGGCAAGGGTGAACCACTAA
- the coaD gene encoding pantetheine-phosphate adenylyltransferase, producing MKNIAVYPGSFDPFTNGHLDIIRRAHPLFEEIIIAVAINSKKTSLFSPEERVEMIGKVFHGWDKIKIDSFEGLTVDYCKEKNSRVILRGLRAVTDFDYEYAISLMNKKLAPEIETYFLMADNEYSFVSSTIVKEVARHGRAVSNQVPDVVGEALVKKFSV from the coding sequence ATGAAAAATATCGCCGTATACCCCGGTTCGTTTGATCCATTTACCAATGGACATTTAGACATTATACGGCGTGCTCATCCTCTTTTTGAAGAGATCATCATCGCTGTTGCCATCAATTCTAAAAAAACATCTTTATTCTCACCAGAAGAACGAGTAGAGATGATTGGAAAGGTTTTCCATGGTTGGGACAAAATCAAAATTGATTCCTTTGAAGGACTCACTGTAGATTATTGTAAGGAAAAAAATTCTAGGGTCATCCTACGTGGCCTTCGAGCTGTCACAGATTTTGATTATGAATATGCAATTTCACTCATGAATAAAAAATTAGCCCCAGAAATTGAAACTTATTTCCTAATGGCTGACAATGAGTACTCTTTTGTGTCGTCTACAATCGTCAAAGAAGTAGCAAGACACGGCAGAGCAGTATCGAACCAAGTTCCTGATGTTGTTGGCGAAGCACTTGTGAAAAAATTCTCCGTTTGA
- a CDS encoding cation:proton antiporter: protein MKTRSSVFYGFTLLLFGSLGYYLLQAGSVLETAKNLTVTASEHLDTENFFNRFHHPLALLFIQIIVVCGSARFVGYLFTRKLKQPSVMGEIVAGILLGPSLLGYYFPETMGFLFPPASLPTLGTLSQIGLVLFMFIIGMELDLSVLKNKAHSAIIISHASIIFPFFLGMILAYYFYTDYAPKNVGFLSFSLFMGIAMSITAFPVLARILQERNLTRTPLGAMVLTCAAADDITAWILLAIIVTISKAGNLNTALFTIGLSFAYILTMIYLVAPFLKRLGSIYISRENLTRTAVALILMILFLSSLTTEVIGIHALFGAFLAGVIMPAEGNLKKLIAEKIEDIAVILFLPIFFVITGLRTEVTLLNGSHLWLVFGLVLLVAVVGKFLGSAFAARVAGSNWEDSLSIGALMNTRGLMELVVLNIGYDLGILSPEIFAVFVLMALVTTLSTGPLLDGIQKFFARTANTSSPEKPSDSKLRVLVAFAQEKMGKSLVRFAFSLSGNQKRNLELIALHISPNDSLSNEEIRKYRDASFEAIRQTGSSLGIQVQTEYRITDNVTYEIVNFAKIKHSDILLIGAAKPLFSRSYTGGKIKGILNYCPATVGVLIDNGLETIERVAILYKGDKDPILGFAQKLTSLKGMKSNKIKVDNLIQPETDLNPYPIAINQITGYSLILIDLNVWEELGFEKMDLLPTSFLLVRFLTT from the coding sequence ATGAAAACTCGTTCTTCTGTTTTTTACGGTTTCACTTTACTTCTGTTCGGATCCTTAGGATATTATTTACTCCAAGCTGGGAGTGTTTTAGAAACTGCAAAAAATCTTACTGTCACTGCGAGTGAACATTTAGACACTGAAAATTTCTTCAATCGTTTCCACCATCCATTAGCCTTACTCTTCATTCAAATCATTGTGGTTTGTGGAAGTGCTCGTTTTGTTGGTTACCTATTCACGAGAAAACTGAAACAACCATCTGTCATGGGTGAAATCGTAGCTGGGATTTTACTTGGTCCATCCCTACTTGGTTATTATTTCCCTGAAACGATGGGATTTTTATTCCCACCTGCAAGCCTACCAACACTCGGCACCTTAAGCCAAATTGGCCTCGTTTTGTTTATGTTCATCATAGGAATGGAACTAGACCTTTCTGTTCTTAAAAACAAAGCCCACTCGGCGATTATCATCAGTCATGCGAGTATTATTTTTCCCTTCTTTTTGGGGATGATTTTAGCTTATTATTTTTATACGGATTATGCTCCCAAAAACGTAGGATTTTTATCCTTTTCACTCTTTATGGGGATCGCAATGAGTATCACTGCTTTCCCTGTCCTTGCACGAATCTTACAGGAACGAAATCTCACACGTACACCACTCGGTGCCATGGTGTTAACTTGTGCAGCAGCCGATGATATTACCGCTTGGATATTACTTGCGATCATTGTGACAATCTCCAAAGCAGGAAACTTAAACACTGCCTTATTTACGATAGGATTGTCTTTTGCTTATATCTTAACCATGATTTATTTAGTGGCACCATTTCTCAAACGATTGGGTTCCATTTATATTTCACGCGAAAACCTAACAAGAACTGCAGTTGCTCTCATATTAATGATTTTATTTTTATCCTCTCTCACGACAGAAGTGATTGGGATCCATGCTCTTTTTGGTGCTTTCCTTGCGGGTGTCATCATGCCTGCAGAAGGAAACTTAAAAAAACTCATCGCTGAAAAAATAGAAGATATTGCCGTTATTTTATTCCTCCCTATTTTCTTTGTGATCACAGGTCTTCGTACTGAAGTCACTCTTTTGAATGGGTCTCACCTATGGCTTGTGTTTGGACTTGTTCTACTTGTTGCTGTAGTGGGTAAGTTTTTAGGAAGTGCCTTTGCTGCTAGAGTAGCAGGATCCAATTGGGAAGACTCTTTATCCATTGGTGCTCTTATGAACACACGTGGCCTTATGGAACTGGTTGTCCTGAACATTGGTTATGATTTAGGAATCCTCAGCCCTGAAATATTTGCTGTGTTTGTTCTAATGGCACTTGTCACAACTCTTTCCACGGGACCACTGCTTGACGGAATCCAAAAGTTTTTCGCAAGGACTGCAAACACATCCTCTCCAGAGAAACCATCAGATAGTAAACTCAGAGTCCTTGTTGCTTTTGCCCAAGAAAAAATGGGAAAAAGTTTAGTTCGATTTGCCTTCTCATTATCGGGAAACCAAAAGAGAAATTTAGAACTCATCGCTTTGCACATTTCACCTAACGACTCCCTTTCGAATGAAGAAATCAGGAAGTATCGAGATGCCAGTTTTGAAGCGATTCGCCAAACAGGTTCTAGTTTAGGCATCCAAGTCCAAACCGAATATCGAATTACTGATAATGTCACATATGAAATCGTAAACTTTGCCAAAATCAAACACTCGGACATCCTTCTTATCGGAGCGGCAAAACCATTGTTCTCGCGTAGTTATACGGGTGGAAAAATCAAAGGCATTCTGAACTACTGCCCCGCAACAGTTGGGGTTCTCATAGACAATGGCCTAGAAACCATTGAACGTGTGGCCATCCTTTACAAAGGGGACAAAGACCCCATCTTAGGTTTTGCTCAAAAACTCACTTCCTTAAAAGGGATGAAATCAAACAAAATCAAAGTGGATAATCTGATCCAACCGGAAACAGATTTGAACCCTTATCCAATTGCGATCAACCAAATCACAGGCTATTCACTGATCCTCATCGATTTGAATGTTTGGGAAGAGTTAGGTTTTGAAAAAATGGACCTCCTCCCTACTTCTTTTCTTTTGGTACGTTTTTTAACCACCTAA
- a CDS encoding nucleoside-diphosphate kinase, with amino-acid sequence MERTFIMLKPDAVKNKHIGDILQRIEKEGFKILGMKFLKLSLEDAKQFYAVHAARPFYNDLCTYMASGPIVACALERDNAVAHWRDVIGATDPKEAKAGTIRALFAESKEANAVHGSDSVANALQEIAFFFKGYELN; translated from the coding sequence ATGGAAAGAACTTTTATCATGCTTAAACCCGATGCAGTGAAAAACAAACACATCGGTGACATCCTTCAAAGAATCGAGAAAGAAGGATTTAAAATCCTAGGAATGAAATTCCTAAAACTCAGCCTTGAAGACGCAAAACAATTTTACGCAGTTCATGCAGCTCGTCCTTTTTACAATGACCTTTGCACTTACATGGCATCTGGTCCTATCGTGGCATGTGCCCTTGAGCGTGACAATGCTGTGGCTCACTGGAGAGACGTAATCGGTGCGACTGACCCTAAAGAAGCAAAAGCAGGAACAATCCGCGCACTTTTTGCTGAAAGCAAAGAAGCTAACGCAGTTCATGGTTCTGACTCTGTAGCAAACGCATTACAAGAAATTGCGTTTTTCTTCAAAGGTTACGAACTTAACTAA